One window from the genome of Pieris napi chromosome 12, ilPieNapi1.2, whole genome shotgun sequence encodes:
- the LOC125054839 gene encoding sulfotransferase 1C4-like isoform X1, with translation MADAATALKFKELDHETQKTMRKLFSGERGGFVRIGPKGYLVTERYKEMAADIYNMEIRPSDVWVVTYARSGTTWTQELVWMVANDLDYKTSKAIVLPERFPFLEHAMMLYPSLKQEILEEKNNDPHVKKVLELFSEPFAKQLASAPSPRFIKSHLPITLLPPKLLDAKVVYVARDPRDAAVSFWHMGSSLRTISFDGDFKTYWNLFIKDLLYWTPFFEHLKEAWEQRNNPNLLFIFYEELQKDLKGVVHRVADFLGKTYSEEQIDDLCEHLNFKNFKTNPAVNSDLLRDIGFVHDKHEFIRKGKTGGWRDYFDDEMTAQADKWMEENLRDTDLRFPQ, from the exons atggcCGACGCGGCAACTGCACTGAAATTTAAGGAATTGGATCATGAGACCCAGAAAACAATGAGAAAACTGTTCtcag GAGAACGAGGTGGTTTTGTTCGCATTGGTCCTAAGGGGTACCTCGTAACTGAGCGGTATAAGGAAATGGCAGCCGATATTTATAACATGGAAATTAGACCGAGCGATGTTTGGGTTGTCACTTATGCACGATCAG GTACGACATGGACCCAGGAGTTAGTTTGGATGGTGGCCAATGACTTGGACTATAAGACATCCAAAGCCATCGTACTTCCAGAGAGATTCCCATTTTTAGA ACACGCAATGATGTTATATCCATCGCTAAAACAAGAGATTTTAGAAGAGAAAAATAACGACCCGCATGTCAAGAAAGTACTGGAATTATTTTCGGAACCCTTCGCAAAGCAGTTAGCATCAGCACCGTCACCGCGTTTTATTAAATCCCATTTACCAATCACTCTGCTACCACCGAAACTTTTGGATGCCAAAGTAGTATACGTAGCAAGAGACCCAAGAGATGCTGCTGTCTCTTTCTGGCACATGGGTTCTTCTTTAAGAACGATTTCCTTTGATGGAGACTTCAAAACGTACTGGAACTTGTTCATTAAAGACTTGC TTTACTGGACACCATTTTTCGAGCACTTAAAGGAGGCATGGGAGCAACGTAACAATCCCAATCtactttttatattctatGAGGAATTACAAAag GATCTCAAAGGCGTAGTACATCGCGTGGCTGACTTTTTGGGCAAGACATACAGCGAAGAACAAATTGACGATCTTTGTGAGCATctcaacttcaaaaatttcaaGACTAATCCAGCCGTAAACAGCGACCTATTGAGAGATATTGGATTTGTTCACGATAAACACGAATTTATCAGAAAAG GTAAGACTGGTGGCTGGCGAGACTATTTTGATGACGAGATGACGGCCCAAGCGGATAAGTGGATGGAAGAAAACCTACGTGACACAGATCTTCGTTTCCCGCagtaa
- the LOC125054840 gene encoding sulfotransferase 1E1-like: MEYPLEIRDVQPETNEAMMKLFIGERGGFVRVGPKGYVLTQGFRDMAAEIYNLEVRPSDVYVVTYARSGTTWTQELVWLVANNLDYETAKSVLLTDRFPFIESTMMFHPKLEAELEEIFKNDEVKLKQLGAFSQSIVRKVAAAPSPRFIKTHLPLSLLSPKVLDAKVVYVARDPRDAAVSFYYLCRSLRTMGFDGDFKTFWHYFINDLNYWTPFFEHLKEAWEKRQHPNLLFLFYEDLKKDLGHEVRRVCKFLGKQYTDDQIAVLCDHLDIKNFKNNASVNNDILKELGMMYPKEEFIRKGKSGGWRDYFDEEMTAQADKWMEENLRDTDLRFPHLQ; the protein is encoded by the exons atgGAGTATCCATTGGAAATTAGGGATGTGCAACCAGAAACAAATGAAGCGATGATGAAACTTTTTATAG GTGAACGAGGCGGTTTCGTTCGTGTAGGACCTAAGGGGTATGTTCTCACTCAAGGGTTCAGAGATATGGCAGCAGAGATCTACAACTTGGAAGTCCGACCAAGCGATGTGTATGTTGTTACCTATGCAAGATcag GAACAACGTGGACTCAAGAGTTAGTGTGGTTGGTTGCGAATAACTTGGATTACGAAACGGCAAAATCGGTTTTGCTAACAGACAGATTCCCGTTTATAGA GAGCACTATGATGTTTCACCCAAAGCTTGAAGCTGAACTTGAGGAAATATTCAAAAACGACGAGGTAAAACTAAAGCAATTGGGTGCATTTTCTCAATCCATTGTACGGAAAGTGGCGGCTGCACCTTCCCCAAGGTTCATTAAGACTCATCTGCCACTGTCGCTGCTGTCACCGAAAGTGTTGGATGCGAAAGTTGTGTACGTAGCAAGAGACCCACGTGATGCAGCCGTTTCCTTCTATTATTTATGCCGTTCCTTAAGAACTATGGGTTTCGACGGAGACTTCAAAACATTTTGGCATTACTTTATTAATGACTTAA attattgGACGCCATTCTTCGAACATCTAAAAGAAGCATGGGAGAAGCGGCAACATCCAAACTTGTTGTTTTTGTTCTATGAAGACTTAAAGAAG GATCTCGGCCACGAAGTGCGCAGAGTGTGCAAGTTTTTGGGTAAACAATACACGGACGACCAAATAGCAGTGCTCTGTGACCATCTCGATATTAAGAACTTCAAGAACAATGCATCTGTGAACAATGACATTCTGAAGGAACTCGGTATGATGTATCCCAAAGAAGAGTTTATAAGAAaag GCAAGTCAGGCGGTTGGCGCGATTACTTTGACGAGGAGATGACAGCACAAGCAGACAAGTGGATGGAAGAAAATCTTAGAGACACTGATCTACGTTTTCCGCATTTGCAGTAG
- the LOC125054656 gene encoding luciferin sulfotransferase-like: MASKPYPFEIHDLEPHEAEKMKLFSGEKTGFVRIGPKGYVFPHRFLEIGADIYNMAIRPSDVFVVTYARSGTTWTQELVWLVANDLDYDTAKSIYLTERFPSLEFSMMVHPIMIQHYLENCNGDEKKQKKIKMVTSHIVNQLEVAPSPRFIKIHVPLSLLPPNLLDAKVVYVARDPRDVVVSFYHLCCSMTFTRWTGDFKSFWNCFISDLQVFWDLYV; the protein is encoded by the exons ATGGCAAGCAAGCCGTATCCTTTCGAAATTCATGATTTGGAACCTCATGAAGCGgagaaaatgaaattattttctg gtgAAAAGACAGGATTTGTACGCATAGGACCAAAAGGATATGTCTTTCCACACCGATTTTTGGAAATAGGAGCAGATATTTATAACATGGCAATACGACCAAGCGATGTATTTGTTGTAACCTATGCACGATCAG GTACAACGTGGACCCAAGAGTTAGTATGGCTAGTTGCGAACGATTTGGACTACGATACAgcaaaatcaatttatttaacgGAAAGATTTCCGTCTCTGGA ATTCTCGATGATGGTCCACCCGATAATGATACAGCATTACCTAGAAAATTGTAATGGAGATGAGAAAaagcagaaaaaaattaaaatggtaACGTCCCATATCGTGAACCAACTGGAGGTGGCGCCTTCCccacgttttataaaaatacatgtgCCGCTCTCCCTGTTGCCACCAAATTTGCTTGACGCTAAAGTGGTGTACGTAGCAAGAGACCCGAGAGATGTCGTTGTCTCATTTTACCATTTATGCTGTTCAATGACATTCACGAGATGGACGGGTGACTTCAAATCATTTTGGAATTGCTTCATTAGTGATTTAC AAGTATTTTGGGACTTATACGTATAG
- the LOC125054841 gene encoding sulfotransferase 1C4-like, with product MEYPLEIKDVEPETNQAMMKLFIGERGGFVRVGPKGYVLTQGFRDIAAEIYNIEVRPSDVYVVTYARSGTTWTQELVWLVANNLDYQTAKSVLLTDRFPFIESTMMFHPKFVAELEEINKNDEVKLKQLGTFSQSIVRKVAAAPSPRFIKTHLPLSLLSPKVLDAKVVYVARDPRDAAVSFYYLCRSSRNMGFDGDFKTFWHYFTSDLHYWTPFFEHLKEAWEKRHDPNLLFLFYEDLKKDLGHEVRRVCKFLGKQYTDDQIAVLCDHLDIKNFKNNTSVNNDIWKELGLMFPKEEFIRKGKSGGWRDYFDEEMTAQADKWMEENLRDTDLRFPHLQ from the exons atgGAGTATCCATTGGAAATTAAGGATGTGGAACCAGAAACGAATCAAGCGATGATGAAACTTTTTATAG GTGAACGAGGCGGTTTCGTTCGTGTAGGACCTAAGGGGTATGTTCTGACTCAAGGGTTCAGAGATATAGCAGCAGAGATCTACAACATAGAAGTCCGACCAAGCGATGTGTATGTTGTTACCTATGCAAGATcag GAACAACGTGGACTCAAGAGTTAGTGTGGTTGGTTGCTAATAACTTGGATTACCAAACGGCAAAATCGGTTTTGCTAACAGACAGATTCCCGTTTATAGA AAGCACCATGATGTTTCACCCAAAGTTTGTAGCTGAACTTGaggaaataaacaaaaacgaCGAAGTAAAACTGAAGCAATTGGGTACATTTTCTCAATCCATTGTACGGAAAGTGGCGGCTGCACCTTCCCCAAGGTTCATTAAGACTCATCTGCCGCTGTCGCTGCTGTCACCGAAAGTGTTGGATGCAAAAGTGGTGTACGTAGCAAGAGACCCACGTGATGCAGCCGTTTCCTTCTATTATTTATGCCGGTCCTCAAGAAATATGGGTTTCGATGGAGACTTCAAAACATTTTGGCATTACTTTACTAGTGACTTAC ATTACTGGACGCCATTCTTCGAGCATCTAAAAGAAGCATGGGAGAAGCGGCATGATCcaaatttgttgtttttgttcTATGAAGACTTAAAGAAG GATCTCGGCCACGAAGTGCGCAGAGTGTGCAAGTTTTTGGGTAAACAATACACGGACGACCAAATAGCAGTGCTCTGTGACCATCTCGATATTAAGAACTTCAAGAACAATACATCTGTGAACAATGACATTTGGAAGGAACTTGGGTTGATGTTTCCCAAAGAAGAGTTTATAAGAAAAG GCAAGTCAGGGGGTTGGCGCGATTACTTTGACGAGGAGATGACAGCACAAGCAGACAAGTGGATGGAAGAAAATCTTAGAGACACTGATCTACGTTTCCCGCATTTGCAGTAG
- the LOC125054839 gene encoding sulfotransferase 1C4-like isoform X2, with product MADAATALKFKELDHETQKTMRKLFSGERGGFVRIGPKGYLVTERYKEMAADIYNMEIRPSDVWVVTYARSGTTWTQELVWMVANDLDYKTSKAIVLPERFPFLEHAMMLYPSLKQEILEEKNNDPHVKKVLELFSEPFAKQLASAPSPRFIKSHLPITLLPPKLLDAKVVYVARDPRDAAVSFWHMGSSLRTISFDGDFKTYWNLFIKDLLYWTPFFEHLKEAWEQRNNPNLLFIFYEELQKDLKGVVHRVADFLGKTYSEEQIDDLCEHLNFKNFKTNPAVNSDLLRDIGFVHDKHEFIRKGKTGGWRDYFDEEMTAKADKWMKENLRDTDLRFPH from the exons atggcCGACGCGGCAACTGCACTGAAATTTAAGGAATTGGATCATGAGACCCAGAAAACAATGAGAAAACTGTTCtcag GAGAACGAGGTGGTTTTGTTCGCATTGGTCCTAAGGGGTACCTCGTAACTGAGCGGTATAAGGAAATGGCAGCCGATATTTATAACATGGAAATTAGACCGAGCGATGTTTGGGTTGTCACTTATGCACGATCAG GTACGACATGGACCCAGGAGTTAGTTTGGATGGTGGCCAATGACTTGGACTATAAGACATCCAAAGCCATCGTACTTCCAGAGAGATTCCCATTTTTAGA ACACGCAATGATGTTATATCCATCGCTAAAACAAGAGATTTTAGAAGAGAAAAATAACGACCCGCATGTCAAGAAAGTACTGGAATTATTTTCGGAACCCTTCGCAAAGCAGTTAGCATCAGCACCGTCACCGCGTTTTATTAAATCCCATTTACCAATCACTCTGCTACCACCGAAACTTTTGGATGCCAAAGTAGTATACGTAGCAAGAGACCCAAGAGATGCTGCTGTCTCTTTCTGGCACATGGGTTCTTCTTTAAGAACGATTTCCTTTGATGGAGACTTCAAAACGTACTGGAACTTGTTCATTAAAGACTTGC TTTACTGGACACCATTTTTCGAGCACTTAAAGGAGGCATGGGAGCAACGTAACAATCCCAATCtactttttatattctatGAGGAATTACAAAag GATCTCAAAGGCGTAGTACATCGCGTGGCTGACTTTTTGGGCAAGACATACAGCGAAGAACAAATTGACGATCTTTGTGAGCATctcaacttcaaaaatttcaaGACTAATCCAGCCGTAAACAGCGACCTATTGAGAGATATTGGATTTGTTCACGATAAACACGAATTTATCAGAAAAG GTAAGACTGGTGGCTGGCGAGACTATTTTGATGAAGAGATGACGGCCAAAGCGGATAAGTGGATGAAAGAAAACCTACGTGACACAGACCTTCGTTTCCcgcattaa